A region from the Manihot esculenta cultivar AM560-2 chromosome 13, M.esculenta_v8, whole genome shotgun sequence genome encodes:
- the LOC110629485 gene encoding uncharacterized protein LOC110629485, with amino-acid sequence MAPLFNLSFKKVLLLYLVLILFTSLLLCASSDPSQLESKKFLARRRMLDVEKDQDQLPKKKSTISSTKNQTKLIKPKLSSSKNQTKLFNTSSSTKNQTKIAKSANSTKAASYTLSKAELKKLNSTSKAHNSTKNTSGFTTKTSNLLKLSSPKNKTSKPISKKESQALVSDSESQQQTKKPLKTSEKKPNNEKKTTNQQAKKQPSWIDQGLEDDLVTEFRDLPSKFQQSLLPDIEKISITSKKYLTKANKEMAKGFKPIVGNRYASITASAVSFAFILIPLLLVSLIFNRIKAYFSIQKIVIFIQVYLSIYFSILCLSSIVTGLEPLRFFYATSQSTYVCLMFLQTLGYILYLLLLLMYLILVFSTESGLGSKFLGLGQTFVGFAIGLHFYVAVFHRVVSHQPPKTTWKVHGIYATCFLVICLLVKFDRRKKAYLEDGGEEGKMN; translated from the coding sequence ATGGCTCCACTCTTCAACTTGAGTTTCAAGAAGGTGCTTCTGCTTTATCTTGTTCTTATTCTTTttacttctcttcttctttgtgCCTCCTCAGATCCTTCTCAGCTTGAAAGCAAAAAGTTTCTTGCTAGAAGAAGAATGTTAGATGTGGAAAAAGATCAAGATCAGCTGCCCAAGAAAAAAAGCACCATTTCTTCCACCAAGAACCAAACCAAGCTAATCAAACCCAAACTCTCTTCTTCCAAAAACCAAACCAAGCTCTTTAACACTAGCTCATCTACCAAGAACCAAACCAAAATTGCAAAATCTGCAAATTCAACAAAAGCTGCTTCTTATACTTTATCCAAAGCTGAGCTTAAGAAGCTCAATTCCACATCAAAAGCTCACAATTCTACCAAAAACACTTCTGGGTTCACCACAAAAACCTCAAATCTACTCAAATTAAGCTCACCCAAGAACAAAACATCCaaacccatttcaaaaaaagaaTCTCAAGCCCTTGTGAGTGATTCTGAATCCCAACAACAAACCAAGAAACCATTAAAAACCTCAGAGAAAAAACCCAATAACGAGAAGAAGACCACCAACCAGCAGGCAAAAAAACAACCCAGTTGGATTGATCAAGGATTGGAGGATGATTTGGTCACTGAGTTCAGAGATCTACCATCAAAATTTCAACAATCTCTCTTGCCAGACATTGAGAAGATCTCAATAACTTCCAAAAAATACCTCACAAAAGCCAATAAAGAAATGGCGAAAGGGTTCAAGCCCATTGTTGGAAACAGATACGCTTCCATCACTGCCTCCGCAGTCTCTTTTGCTTTCATTCTAATCCCTCTGCTTCTAGTTTCTCTAATCTTCAACCGCATCAAAGCTTATTTCTCTATCCAAAAGATCGTCATCTTCATTCAAGTTTATCTCTCGATTTACTTCTCTATTCTGTGTCTCTCTTCTATAGTCACTGGGCTGGAGCCCTTGAGGTTTTTCTACGCTACTTCGCAGTCCACGTACGTCTGCTTAATGTTCCTGCAAACGCTCGGCTACATATTGTATCTCTTGTTGCTGTTGATGTACTTGATTCTGGTGTTTTCTACTGAATCTGGGCTGGGCTCTAAGTTTTTGGGCCTGGGCCAGACCTTCGTCGGCTTTGCTATTGGGCTACATTTCTACGTGGCGGTGTTCCATAGGGTGGTCTCGCACCAGCCACCTAAGACTACTTGGAAGGTTCATGGGATTTATGCCACGTGTTTTCTTGTTATTTGTCTGTTGGTTAAATTTGACAGGAGAAAGAAGGCTTACTTGGAAGATGGCGGTGAGGAAGGCAAGATGAATTAA